One window from the genome of Nicotiana sylvestris chromosome 9, ASM39365v2, whole genome shotgun sequence encodes:
- the LOC104225368 gene encoding uncharacterized protein translates to MAASDINRSLVSELEAMGFSEARATKALHSSGNSSLEDAVNWIIDHENDADIDEMPMVHVDIIETPSAGFDSEQVKLKAQELRERARKRREEEEKKLEMEREKERIRAGKELLSTKRMAEENERKRFEAQMKAEKEEERRARERIRQKLQQDMVERRARLGSSMNSSTSSKFIEISKQEFKNPLKVDFSASSGYSATKKEVLMECLRSLRRQHEEEDEKVQRAFKALLVYVRNVVSNPDEGKFRKIRLSNPAFQARVGIFKEGVQFLELCGFERGEGSDFLVLPRNKVDMALLRSAGMVLHSAITNPFFGLLSK, encoded by the exons ATGGCTGCTTCTGACATTAACAGAAGCTTGGTAAGTGAACTTGAAGCAATGGGATTTTCAGAGGCTCGAGCCACCAAGGCTCTTCATTCTTCCG GTAATTCAAGCCTTGAGGATGCAGTAAATTGGATTATTGATCATGAGAATGACGCAGACATTGATGAGATGCCCATG GTTCATGTGGACATTATTGAAACTCCTAGTGCTGGTTTTGATTCAGAACAAGTAAAGTTGAAAGCACAAGAGCTAAG GGAGCGAGCACGCAAGAGGAGAGAAGAGGAAGAGAAAAAGCTGGAAATGGAAAGGGAGAAG GAAAGGATACGTGCAGGCAAAGAACTGCTTTCGACAAAGCGAATGGCGGAGGAAAATGAGAGGAAACG CTTTGAAGCACAGATGAAGgccgaaaaagaagaagagagaagggCAAGGGAGAGAATTCgtcaaaaacttcagcaggacATG GTAGAAAGGAGAGCTAGGCTTGGTTCATCTATGAATAGCTCTACGTCTTCAAAATTCATAGAAATCTCAAAGCAGGAATTTAAG AATCCATTGAAAGTTGACTTTTCCGCATCATCTGGTTACTCCGCTACAAAGAAAGAGGTTTTGATGGAATGCTTAAGATCTCTCAGGCGTCAGCACGAG GAGGAGGACGAGAAAGTGCAACGGGCCTTCAAAGCTTTGTTAGTTTATGTGAGAAACGTTGTTAGCAATCCTGATGAAGGAAAGTTCAGGAAGATCCGGCTCAGTAATCCAGCTTTCCAG GCTAGAGTTGGAATTTTCAAAGAAGGTGTGCAGTTTCTAGAGCTCTGTGGGTTTGAAAGAGGTGAAGGAAGTGATTTTTTGGTGTTGCCCAGAAACAAGGTCGATATGGCGCTACTGAGATCAGCTGGCATGGTTTTGCATTCTGCCATTACAAATCCCTTTTTTGGGCTACTCTCAAAGTAA